A genomic region of Populus nigra chromosome 11, ddPopNigr1.1, whole genome shotgun sequence contains the following coding sequences:
- the LOC133667880 gene encoding hydroxyacylglutathione hydrolase cytoplasmic, whose translation MKIFHVPCLEDNYSYLIIDESTKEAAVVDPVEPEKLVNAANEHGLHLKLVLTTHHHWDHAGGNEKIKEMVPGIKVYGGSLDNVKGCTDKVENGDKVSLGADVNILALHTPCHTKGHISYYVTGKEGEDPAVFTGDTLFVAGCGKFFEGTAEQMYQSLCVTLGSLPKPTQVYCGHEYTVKNLQFALTVEPDSVKIQEKLSWAQKQRRAGLPTIPSTIEEEMETNPFMRAELPDVQAKVGCHSPIEAVRKIRLMKDNWRG comes from the exons ATGAAGATATTTCACGTTCCTTGCTTAGAAGACAACTACTCTTACCT AATCATTGATGAGAGTACTAAAGAAGCAGCGGTTGTTGATCCAGTCGAGCCCGAGAAGCTTGTTAATGCTGCCAATGAACATGGGCTCCATCTCAAGCTCGTCCTCACTACTCACCATCACTG GGATCATGCTGGGGGGAATGAGAAGATAAAGGAGATGGTGCCTGGAATTAAGGTGTATGGTGGCTCACTTGATAATGTTAAGGGTTGCACTGATAAAGTGGAGAATGGTGACAAGGTCTCACTTGGTGCTGATGTTAATATTTTGGCTCTTCACACTCCttg TCACACCAAAGGCCACATAAGTTATTATGTGACTGGCAAGGAGGGAGAGGACCCAGCGGTTTTTACTGGCGACACACTG TTTGTTGCTGGTTGTGGGAAATTTTTTGAAGGCACAGCAGAACAGATGTATCAGTCGCTTTGTGTAACATTGGGTTCATTGCCAAAGCCTACTCAAGTTTATTGTGGCCACGAg TATACTGTGAAGAACTTGCAGTTTGCTTTGACGGTTGAACCAGACAGTGTAAAGATTCAGGAGAAGCTATCATGGGCTCAGAAACAACGCAGAGCAGGGCTCCCCACCATTCCTTCAACTATAGAGGAAGAAATGGAGACAAATCCATTCATGCGTGCTGAGCTTCCAGATGTTCAG GCAAAGGTTGGTTGCCATTCCCCCATTGAAGCTGTTCGAAAGATAAGGCTAATGAAGGACAACTGGAGAGGCTAG